A single window of Gopherus flavomarginatus isolate rGopFla2 chromosome 15, rGopFla2.mat.asm, whole genome shotgun sequence DNA harbors:
- the SLC35E4 gene encoding solute carrier family 35 member E4 yields the protein MGTGVEPQEACISSLQPQCQAPRLIGKGPASPRAGPGAELPSKMCLSSCHRDEAGMTSADGGWARRPWKPDPGPPVYALPLLLTVFVWLATGTTMSSLNKWIFTIHNFRYPVLLSSLHMLTAVLVGYPLARLRARDGGMALGARTKARVYLLSLTFCASVAFGNLGLNYVQLDFAQMVYTTTPLFTLILSKVLLGQRHHLLQYAAMGPICLGASFSIIGEVYFDQAGCCFLFAATFLRGLKSLQQSTLLQDKKLDSVTLLCLTSLPSFCILFTAAVVLEVGATWEGMLHYGSTLWACVLLSCLGSVLYNLASFCVISLTSALTIHILGNFNVVGNLVLSHLLFGSHLSGLSYAGISLTLSGMFLYHNCDLIASYWGSRLALGQGQAKPE from the exons ATGGGCACTGGGGTAGAACCACAAGAAGCTTGCATCTCTTCTCTGCAACCCCAGTGTCAAGCCCCCAGGCTGATTGGGAAGGGACCAGCCTCTCCTCGTGCTGGGCCGGGAGCTGAGTTGCCCTCCAAAATGTGTCTGTCCTCCTGCCACAGAGATGAAGCAGGGATGACCTCTGCTGATGGAGGCTGGGCGCGTCGCCCCTGGAAGCCAGACCCTGGGCCACCCGTTTATGCTCTGCCACTGCTGCTCAccgtgtttgtctggctggccaCTGGCACCACCATGTCTAGCCTCAACAAGTGGATCTTCACCATCCACAACTTCCGGTATCCCGTGCTGCTGTCGTCCCTGCACATGCTCACGGCTGTGCTGGTGGGCTACCCACTGGCCAGGCTGCGGGCACGGGATGGGGGCATGGCTCTGGGCGCCAGAACTAAGGCCAGAGTCTATCTGCTGAGCTTGACCTTCTGTGCCAGTGTAGCCTTCGGAAACCTGGGCCTCAACTATGTGCAATTGGACTTTGCCCAGATGGTGTACACCACCACACCCCTCTTCACTCTGATCCTGTCCAAGGTGCTGCTGGGTCAGCGCCACCATCTGCTGCAATACGCTGCCATGGGGCCCATCTGCTTGGGCGCCTCCTTCAGCATCATCGGGGAGGTGTACTTCGACCAGGCCGGCTGCTGCTTCCTCTTCGCTGCCACCTTCCTCCGCGGATTAAAGTCCTTACAGCAAA GTACCCTGCTGCAGGACAAGAAGCTGGACTCGGTCACCTTGCTCTGCCTGACATCCCTGCCCAGTTTCTGCATCCTCTTCACAGCGGCTGTGGTGCTGGAGGTGGGGGCGACCTGGGAGGGCATGCTGCACTACGGCAGCACTCTCTGGGCCTGTGTCCTGCTCAGCTGCCTGGGCTCCGTCCTCTACAACCTGGCCAGCTTCTGTGTCATCTCGCTGACCTCCGCCCTCACCATCCACATCCTGGGCAACTTCAATGTGGTGGGAAACCTGGTGCTGTCGCACCTCCTCTTCGGCAGCCACCTGAGCGGGCTCAGCTACGCAGGCATCAGTCTCACCCTCTCGGGGATGTTCCTGTACCACAACTGCGACCTCATTGCCAGCTactggggctccaggctggctCTGGGCCAGGGCCAGGCAAAGCCAGAATGA